Below is a genomic region from Armatimonadota bacterium.
GGATCGAGAAAGTTCGCGACGCTAAACCTTCTTTCGTACGATGATATCTACATACCTAAGAGCGGAGGATGGGTTCTCGACGCCCCAACAGTAAAGCTACTCTCCATTGTCTCTGTTGGTCCGATTGCTAAGCCGCCTGCTTTATGGAATCAAGCACAGAACTGGGCAATCCCATCGATAGCAACCAGAGCGTTGGACTTTGACGCTTTTGCAGATTACTGGGAAGCCTACAAAGGGTCGACTTTCGTTGCAGTTGATAATTACATTAAGAAATCCACTTGTACCTTGTACACTTCATTTATGAATAAGTTGCCGGAAACCATCGTGTGGCCAGTCTTTCCGGCGAAACCCAAAGCTGGACCGGTAGTCCGTATTCAACTGCCAACAGAGGCGGGAGTTGAGGGCGACCAGGGCTGGGATAAGTTCTACGTCGAAGTCAAACCTGCTGAGTGGGACACGTTCACATCAAAATTCAGGGCGATGGTAGAGTAGTCATTTTCAAATAAGCCGCTTCCTTTGGATCATCAGCTTCCCCCAAAGCGGGATATAATCGTCTCAAATGAAACGTGAACGAATTTTAGTAGTTGTTGCGTCGGTACTGTTTGGAACGCTGGGTTATTTCTTGGGGTTGAGTCAGGGCAAGTCAGTATCTTTGGATGAAGCGGTTGTAAAACGCCTCACCTCGGATAGGGCAATCACTGATAGTGAACTAATTAAAACAAAATCCTTGATAGCTGCTAATAAGGATAGGTTGGAATTGCTCGACTCGTTCAACTCGAAAGTAGAAAAGGCACGTAACGATCTTGCTACTGCCGAGAAGCTGAAGAAGGAGGCAGATCAGCAGATGGTCAATAAAAAGTCAGAGTTATCCGAAAAGCAACGTGAGTGGAATCGGCTTACTCAAAAAATAGAACGGAAACTTGCTGAGCCGACTGAATTACCAGCAGGGAGATTCACTGTTGGCTCCGACATTCAAGGTGGGCGGTACCGCGTCACTGGCAGTAGCAACTTCGTCGTACGAACCTCTGACGGAGATTTGAAAGTGAACACTATTCTTGGAGATAGCGGGAACGATAGCTATGTTTGCCGCCTTGATGATGGCGATGAGATTCAAGCAGAAAGCCGCATTCTGCTCTACCCGCTATAGTCTGCGAGTTTGAGATCGTAGCCCTTCTGGAAACATGGTCGATGACCCCAGAATTTGGGAGGACAGTGAGTCCCGATTCGTTCGGGAGGAACTGGTGGGGGCTGTTGTCACTGCTTAAGCCTTTAACATTTACAACAGCCCCACCGGTTCGCTTCGCATACCGACTCCCCAATTCTGGGGAGTTTTTGGTTACACCCGCTTCAACAAGGTGATTCTTCCTTGAGGGACCCACTCCGCTACTACGATGTCCGTCTTGTTAATCCAAGCTGCGCCGTGGGGATGGATGAATTTGCCGGGTTGGAATTTGTCTTTGGATTGGCCTCTTAGTTTGGTGGGGTGGCCGTCGCCGAGTTGGGCGACGGGTTTGTTGTCGACGCCAAGGATGGTGATTCGGCTTTCGAGGTCGGGGATGAGCATGAGGCCGCTGTTGAAGTGGATGTGGCACGGCATTCGGACGCCTTCGGTGACGAAGCCTTTGTGTTTGCCGTCGAGGTCGAACATTTGGAGGCGGCGGTTGCCTCGGTCGGCGACGACGAGTTGGGGTTGGCCGGGGGTGCGTTGGTCGATCCAGAGACCGTGGGGGCAGTTGACTTGACCGGCGTCTTTTCCGGGGCCGATGATGGTGCGGACGTAGGTGCCGTCTTTCGTGTACTCGTGGATGTAGCTGCTACCGTAGCCGTCTCCGATGAGGATGTTTCCTGAGGGGAGGAAGGCGACGTTGGTGGGGTTCCATTGGTCGCGATTCTTGTACTTGCCGGACTCCTTGGGATAATCGATCTCCCAGATGACTCGGCCGTTGAGGTCGGTTTTGGCGACGACTCGGCGGTTGACATCGCAGATGTACAGAAATTCGTCGCGACCTTCTTTTCTAAGGTCGAGGCCATGAGCGCCGCCTGCCCATTCGGAGCCGAAGGATTTGACGAAGGTGCCTTTCGGATCGAAGACGCAGATCGTGTCTTTGCTGATGCTGTTTGAGCCGACGGTATGGGCGATGTAGATGAAGCCGTTTTTGTCGGTTGTGACGCCGTGAGTATCGCCCCAGGCGAGGTTTTTGGGTGGGACCAGCCAGTCGTGGTATGCCTCATAGGTGTGGGCTTTTTCACCCAGGATGGGTCGAGGCGTGGTTTGGTTGGCTTGGCTCATGGTTGCTAGTCCGACTCCAGCGGCTCCGGCGAGAAGGTCGCGGCGTGTCATTGAGGTTTAGTTTCGTCCTTTGGGGGTCGTTGTGTCAATGGTGATCTTCGTGAACTGGAAGCCGGATCGCGCGCGAAGTTCGATTCGCCCCGGCTGACCGGTGCTTTGAACGATGACTTGAGCAAGGCCGTTGTAGAGCGACCGGGTCCAGGTCGGAGCTTTTGCAAGGCCGCCAATGCTTCCACCTCGGCTGAATCCGCCGGCTCCACCGTTGTTTTTGACGATTACCAGAATCTCGTTTTCGCCTTGCTTGAGCTTGCCTTTGATATCTGCGATGTGGGGCTTATTCCACTCGTCGGTGGTGCTAACCAGTTCGCCGTTAAGATAGACCCAGCCGTTGTCGTCCGTGGGTCCCAGGTTGAGGGATGACCAGGTGTCAGGTTCATCGACCGTAAGAACTCGCCGGAAGGCAGCGAAGCTGTTTGACGGCATATTCTGGTTCTCTTTGACCTGCGTGGCTTTCCACTTTGTAGGGTCGGGCTTGGAGTTTTGGGTGGCGATCATTTGCCATGACCAACCATCAGAGATGTCTTGGTAGCTGGGCTTGGTGATATATTGATCGGGTTCGTGGCAGTTGGGGTCGCCGTTGCCGACTCCGATGATGCGTCCGGGGCCGTCGATTTCGAACGTGACGTTCTCGTTCGCCAGAGGATTGAGAAACCCGTCGGTGTCGAGACCTTTAACGGTGATGACCGAGAGGTCTTTGGCATCGGCGGCAATGCTGGTCCGATCAGGCTCAAGCCTGAGTTGACCCGTTGCTCCAGTCGTTTTGACGGTGACGACGTTTTTGAGGTCGCCCTTGGTTCCAACAGCTGTGAGCTCCCCCGGTTGGTATTCCAATTCCCAGTTAAGGTGTCCGCCGACGGGCATCTTCTTACTTCCAAGCGACTTTCCGTTGAGCTTGAGCTCGACGGTTTCGAAGTTGCTAAAGACCCAGACGTCGACCTTCTTGCCTTCCCTGCCTGCCCAGTTCCAGTGGGGAAGGATGTGGAGAACAGGTTTGGTGGACCACCAGGATTGGTAGTAGTAGAAGACGTCTTTGGCGAAGCCACAGGTGTCCATGATCCCGAAGTGGCTGCTAATGGTTGGCCAGCTGTGCGGGGTTGGCTCGCCACGGTAGTCAAAGCCGGTCCAGACGAAGCCGCCGGAGAACCAGGGGCGCTGTAGCTTCCAGGTCCACCATTCTTCGGATCCTTCGCCCCAATCGACCTTTCTGTAGTCGTAGGAGTCCATGACGTTTTTGCCGTCGTTGGACTTGTACTCGCCTCGGGTAGAAAGCATGCTGGCGACTTCGCTGCCGTGGATGGGCTGTTTGGGATGGTTTTTGTGATAGCTGTCGGCGCCGAAGAGGTTGTAGTTGAAACCTCGGTTGTCAACGACCTTGTTTGAACCTTCCCAGACGTCGCCAGAGTTAACGGCTTGGGTGATAGTCCTTGTTGGGTCAAGTTTTTTGGTGAGGTCATAAAGTGCCTGGGAGATCTGCTCTCCAGCTTTTGAGGTTTGGACGCCCCATTCTTCATTACCGAGGGACCACATGAAGACGCTGGGGTGGTTACGGTCGCGCTTGACGAGCCGCTCCATCTGGCTCAGACCTTCGGGTCCTGCGCTGAACAGCCGGTTCTCATCTTGGACGAGGATTCCGAGTTTGTCGCAAGCGTCGAGGAGTTCGGGGGTTGGCGGGTTGTGGCTAGTTCGCAGCGCGTTGCAGCCCATTTCTTTTAGCCGTTCGATGCGCCATTCATTGAGGCGATCAGGGACGGCTGCACCAACACCGGCGTGGTCCTGGTGGTTACAAACTCCCTTGATTTCAGTGTACTTCCCGTTGATGAAGAGTCCTTTATCGGGGTCGAATACGACACTTTTAAACCCGATACTGGTTTCATACCTGTCGAGGACAGTTTGTCCATCGAGAAGAAGGACGTGGGACCGGTAGAGGTTGGGCGTGTCTGGAGACCAGAGTTTAGGTTTGGTCACTTTTGTTTTGAGCGTGTTCTGATCCCCTTTGAGTTTGGTGACGGGTGACTCGGCGACGACTTTTCCTTCATTGTCGGTGATTTGGAGCTTTGCGGTTCGAGCCTTGGTAGTACGAGTGGTGATCTCGGCGGTCACGTTGCCGTTCACTTCCGGCTTGATGAACTGCTCATCTTCGACAAGATAGTCTTGATTGGTTTTGTTGAGCCAGACGTGGCGATAGATTCCGGCACCTTCGTAGAACCAGCCTTCGTAGACGCTGGCATCGACGC
It encodes:
- the galA gene encoding beta-galactosidase GalA, producing the protein MIHEIKGNFVYAQKVLSAIAAAALYQASGRQIVSLDNDWKFSLGHAADPSKDFNYGNDSFGTFAKAGIEDGAMGRGFGDTAWRTVQIPHDWCVELPFDQKGDLMHGFKAIGRRFPENSIGWYRKSFELPKEDAGKRFVLKFDGIFRDAQVWVNGQYITRNTSGYMGFTVDVTKVVETGARNVIAVRVDASVYEGWFYEGAGIYRHVWLNKTNQDYLVEDEQFIKPEVNGNVTAEITTRTTKARTAKLQITDNEGKVVAESPVTKLKGDQNTLKTKVTKPKLWSPDTPNLYRSHVLLLDGQTVLDRYETSIGFKSVVFDPDKGLFINGKYTEIKGVCNHQDHAGVGAAVPDRLNEWRIERLKEMGCNALRTSHNPPTPELLDACDKLGILVQDENRLFSAGPEGLSQMERLVKRDRNHPSVFMWSLGNEEWGVQTSKAGEQISQALYDLTKKLDPTRTITQAVNSGDVWEGSNKVVDNRGFNYNLFGADSYHKNHPKQPIHGSEVASMLSTRGEYKSNDGKNVMDSYDYRKVDWGEGSEEWWTWKLQRPWFSGGFVWTGFDYRGEPTPHSWPTISSHFGIMDTCGFAKDVFYYYQSWWSTKPVLHILPHWNWAGREGKKVDVWVFSNFETVELKLNGKSLGSKKMPVGGHLNWELEYQPGELTAVGTKGDLKNVVTVKTTGATGQLRLEPDRTSIAADAKDLSVITVKGLDTDGFLNPLANENVTFEIDGPGRIIGVGNGDPNCHEPDQYITKPSYQDISDGWSWQMIATQNSKPDPTKWKATQVKENQNMPSNSFAAFRRVLTVDEPDTWSSLNLGPTDDNGWVYLNGELVSTTDEWNKPHIADIKGKLKQGENEILVIVKNNGGAGGFSRGGSIGGLAKAPTWTRSLYNGLAQVIVQSTGQPGRIELRARSGFQFTKITIDTTTPKGRN